A window from Longimicrobium sp. encodes these proteins:
- a CDS encoding Arc family DNA-binding protein, translating into MPSLTIKGIPVEVLQRLRHSAEEHRRSLNSEVLYRLERSIGSEPIDPEVFIARVRRLQERTKLPPLTDEILEEAMNYGRP; encoded by the coding sequence ATGCCCAGCCTGACCATCAAAGGAATACCTGTCGAGGTCCTGCAGCGCCTTCGCCATAGTGCAGAGGAGCACCGCCGCAGTCTCAACAGTGAAGTGCTCTATCGGCTGGAGCGCTCGATCGGGAGCGAACCTATAGATCCTGAGGTATTCATTGCACGGGTTCGCCGGCTCCAGGAGCGTACGAAGCTCCCGCCGCTAACGGATGAGATATTGGAGGAAGCAATGAATTACGGGCGCCCGTGA
- a CDS encoding type II toxin-antitoxin system VapC family toxin: MIVADSNLVAYLLIEGDQTSTAQAVLKRDPIWAAPLLWRSEFRNVLALYLRQKHLTLADALQYVQEAEALLHGNEYQVESAPVLRLAEQSECSAYDCEFVHLAQELSLPLVTSDKRVLRAFPTVAVSMQDFIA; the protein is encoded by the coding sequence GTGATCGTCGCCGATTCCAATCTCGTCGCGTACCTGCTGATCGAGGGCGATCAGACCTCCACGGCGCAGGCCGTGCTGAAGCGCGATCCCATCTGGGCGGCTCCTCTGCTCTGGAGGAGCGAGTTCCGTAACGTGCTCGCGCTTTACCTTCGGCAGAAGCACCTCACGCTCGCGGATGCCCTCCAGTACGTACAGGAAGCTGAAGCGTTGCTCCACGGCAACGAGTATCAGGTAGAATCCGCTCCAGTGCTCCGCCTCGCGGAACAGTCGGAGTGCAGCGCCTATGACTGCGAGTTCGTCCACCTGGCCCAGGAGCTGAGCTTGCCGCTGGTCACCTCAGACAAGCGCGTGCTGCGCGCATTCCCGACGGTTGCAGTCTCGATGCAGGACTTCATCGCTTGA
- a CDS encoding ABC transporter permease: MPERLSPLRELMLARIRSFLREPEALFWTFVFPILMAVGLGIAFREQPVQRAAVGVERGSAAERYLPALRRAREVEVRVLDSAQAERALRRGEVAVVLAGRDAVVFRYDPGREESRVARLLADDALQRGAGAPRPVATRDDGVRTPGGRYIDWVIPGLIGLNLMSTGMWGLGFGLVQMRQKKQLKRLVSTPMRRGDFLAAQMAARLCFLFLEVPPLVIFAWLAFGVRPQGSVLLLAALVFLGALTFAGIGLLAASRARTIEGVSGVLNVVMLPMFVLSGVFFSASRYPAALQPVIQALPLTALNDALRAVYNEGQGLAAVAPEAAILLAWTAGAFLLALKTFRWQ; this comes from the coding sequence GTGCCCGAGCGCCTGAGCCCGTTGCGCGAGCTGATGCTGGCGCGCATCCGCTCGTTCCTGCGCGAGCCTGAGGCGCTGTTCTGGACGTTCGTGTTCCCCATCCTGATGGCGGTGGGGCTGGGGATCGCGTTCCGGGAGCAGCCGGTGCAGCGGGCGGCCGTGGGGGTGGAGCGGGGGAGCGCGGCGGAGCGCTATCTGCCCGCGCTGCGGCGCGCGCGGGAGGTGGAGGTGCGCGTGCTCGATTCCGCCCAGGCCGAGCGGGCGCTGCGGCGCGGCGAGGTGGCGGTGGTGCTCGCCGGCAGGGACGCGGTCGTCTTCCGCTACGATCCGGGGCGCGAGGAGAGCCGCGTGGCCCGCCTGCTGGCCGACGACGCGCTGCAGCGGGGTGCCGGCGCGCCGCGGCCCGTCGCCACGCGCGACGACGGGGTGCGGACGCCGGGCGGGCGCTACATCGACTGGGTGATCCCCGGGCTGATCGGGCTGAACCTGATGAGCACGGGGATGTGGGGGCTCGGCTTCGGGCTGGTGCAGATGCGGCAGAAGAAGCAGCTCAAGCGCCTCGTCTCCACCCCCATGCGCCGCGGCGACTTCCTCGCGGCGCAGATGGCGGCGCGGCTCTGCTTCCTCTTCCTCGAGGTGCCGCCGCTGGTGATCTTTGCGTGGCTGGCGTTCGGGGTGAGGCCGCAGGGGTCGGTCCTGCTGCTGGCGGCGCTCGTCTTCCTTGGGGCGCTCACCTTCGCGGGGATCGGGCTGCTGGCGGCGTCGCGGGCGCGCACCATCGAGGGGGTGAGCGGGGTGCTGAACGTGGTGATGCTCCCCATGTTCGTGCTTTCGGGGGTGTTCTTCTCCGCGTCGCGCTACCCGGCGGCGCTGCAGCCCGTCATCCAGGCGCTTCCGCTCACGGCGCTCAACGATGCCCTGCGCGCCGTCTACAACGAGGGGCAGGGGCTGGCGGCCGTTGCGCCCGAGGCGGCGATCCTGCTGGCGTGGACCGCCGGCGCCTTTCTCCTGGCGCTGAAGACGTTCCGCTGGCAGTAG
- a CDS encoding ABC transporter ATP-binding protein: MSSATAEKTPPSDALAIRCRGLHKRFGETVAVKALDLDVRQGECLGLLGPNGAGKTTTIEILEGLQERDGGEVEILGMAWEREPQRIRERLGVQLQESEFPDRATAEEIVRLFRSFYPQGPSVDELMGFVQLEEKRATQVRHLSGGQRQRLSVACALAGDPAILFLDEPTTGLDPQSRRQLWDVCEAFKGRGGTILLTTHFMDEAEYLADRIAILDHGETIAEGTPAELIHGLGGAHVIEFATTAPPAEDALRALPGVTRLRRRGDSILLTVDEPHLSLPPLLALVAAEGGQLTALTTHRATLDDVFLSLTGRDLRED; the protein is encoded by the coding sequence ATGAGCTCCGCGACCGCTGAGAAGACCCCGCCGTCCGACGCACTGGCCATACGCTGCCGGGGCCTGCACAAGAGGTTCGGCGAAACGGTGGCGGTGAAGGCGCTGGACCTGGACGTGCGCCAGGGCGAGTGCCTGGGGCTGCTGGGGCCGAACGGGGCGGGGAAGACCACCACCATCGAGATCCTGGAAGGGCTGCAGGAGCGCGACGGCGGCGAGGTGGAGATCCTGGGGATGGCGTGGGAGCGCGAGCCGCAGCGCATCCGCGAGCGGCTGGGAGTGCAGCTGCAGGAGAGCGAGTTCCCCGACCGCGCCACGGCCGAGGAGATCGTGCGCCTCTTTCGCTCCTTCTATCCGCAGGGGCCATCGGTGGACGAGCTGATGGGCTTCGTGCAATTGGAGGAGAAGCGCGCCACGCAGGTGCGCCACCTTTCTGGCGGGCAGCGGCAGCGCCTCTCGGTGGCGTGCGCGCTCGCCGGCGACCCCGCGATCCTCTTCCTGGACGAGCCCACCACCGGCCTCGATCCGCAGTCGCGCCGCCAGTTGTGGGACGTGTGCGAGGCGTTCAAGGGGCGCGGCGGCACCATCCTCCTCACCACGCACTTCATGGACGAGGCGGAGTACCTGGCCGACCGCATCGCCATCCTGGACCATGGCGAGACGATCGCGGAGGGCACTCCCGCCGAGCTGATCCACGGCCTGGGCGGCGCGCACGTCATCGAGTTCGCCACCACCGCGCCGCCCGCCGAGGACGCCTTGCGCGCCCTTCCCGGCGTCACCCGCCTCCGCCGCCGCGGCGACTCCATCCTCCTCACCGTGGACGAGCCGCACCTTTCTCTTCCGCCCCTCCTCGCCCTCGTGGCCGCGGAGGGCGGACAGCTGACGGCCCTCACCACCCACCGCGCCACCCTCGACGACGTGTTCCTCTCCCTCACCGGCCGCGACCTGCGCGAGGATTGA